catgattatttggggatcgcgcaccggagccaggattctgctggaaaaagcaccgtcagaatgcaatattttggaagatcaacagttgaaggaaattatacgaaaattcctatttttccagatgacgaagggagccagaaaggggagaagaggggacccgaggtgggcccaccccataggccggcgcggcccaaggcctggtcgcgccgccctgtgaggaggggggcccacagcccctctcgcctccttttcttcgcgtatgccttcgtcccgaaaacctaagccagaggggtacatcgaacagagccacagccgcctctgcggggcggagaacaccagagagaaaagagctctccggcgggcaggaatccgccggggaaattccctcccggagggggaaatcgatgccatcgtcaccgtcatcaagctggacatcatctccatcaccatcaccatcatcttcatcatcatcaccgccgtctccaccgctgcacctcgtcaccgctgtagcaatttgggtttgatcttgattgtttgataggggaaacgctcccggtgttgatttctacttgttattgatgctattgagtgaaaccgttgaaccaaggtttatgttcagattgttattcattatcatatcacctctgatcatgttccatatgatgtctcgtgagtagttcgtttagttcttgaggacatgggtgaagtctaaatgttagtagtgaagtatggttgagtaatattcaatgttatgatatttaagttgtggtgttattcttctagtggtgtcgtgtgaacgtcgactacacgatacttcacctttatgggcctaggggaatgcatcttgtactcgtttgccaattgcggggttgccggagtgacagaaacctgagcccccgttggtatatcgatgcaggagggatcgcaggatctcagagtttaaggctgtggttagatttatcttaattactttcttgtagttgcggatgcttgcaaggggtataatcacaagtatgtattagtcctaggaagggcggtacattagcataggttcacccacacaacacttatcaaaacaatgaagattaattagccgtatgtagcgaaagcactagactaaaatcccgtgtgtcctcgagaacgtttggttaatataagtaaacaaaccggcttatcctttgtgctaaaaaggattgggccactcgctgcaattattactctcgcactttacttactcgtactttattcatctgttacatcaaaaccccctgaatacttgtctgtgagcatttacagtgaatccttcatcgaaactgcttgtcaacaccttctgctcctcgttgggatcgacattcttacttatcgaagatactgagatacaccccctatacttgtgggtcatcactgcactattttaattcgaaaatacaaaaatatttacttttcttatttgcatccaaaacacccaaAACAATCAACCCCTTTACTGATTTTACTTAGttgatttattttatctagttttactcgctttattattacttgtgttttatttacttacccgaaaccttgtgcttgaaaaccacacggtggagttggggacacaaggctttattttactttgcaggattgctagaaaaagagagggagagacaACTCTTTGCTCAGTTTcctgagagttcgatataaaccctcgagttgcCCTTGTGAAGAAAATTGCTTCCTGGACtacacactctgcacttggagtcccaacgtttTAAGAGATTTTGCTGGTGTTCTAAGCGCCATCACTATCATATAAATTAAAATTTTCATATCTATCATCGAAATCTTTTTCTGGGACTTCAACTTTTTCTGAACTTTTCGTAATTTTAACTTCTGAGAGTAAACCATCTAAAAAAAACATAAGCATGGCAGGCCAGCACATTCATGAGGGCTCTCCCACACTCTTTATTTAAAAATTATAGATGTGTTTGTCAACCCATTATAGAATATAAACATAAGCATCCAATATCTTAGACCGTGCTCGGTACCATAAGCAAGTCCCCTAAATCTTTCTGAAGCTGATACTGGCAATTCATTTTTAGTTTGCTTAAACAAAATAATAATTGCTCTAAGGTGACTTACGATCTCTGATGAACCAAACCTCTCTAAAAAATAGCTTTAAAATTGAACCAAGAGCTAAAGTTTCCAGGTGGCCATTTTAATACCCAATTAAAAGATTTACCAGCAAATGAGTAACGGAAAAAAGTTTAACCTTAATGATATTATTATTAGTATTTATTATCTTGAAATATTTACAACCTAAacacttttttcgataaagagaatatattaatatcaaaagataccaattacacccagcctctgcaacaacacaccaccctaatggcagtatgAATGCACATAGctaaaaaaactaagaaacagaAGCCCCGCTACAGTATCCCAGGCCTAgaaacaacaatacatccaccaccaagacaacacctaaaAAACAGACTCTTCAAAagtgatgcctccaagaagggaacagtgctccaacaccgtcgtcgctcgaccaaagatcttaggttttcaccctgaaaatagtccccgctctcaaaacaatgcctccaacaaggtcattgccaggcacaaccagttaaggctagaccttgtgttttcaccctgaaaggtaggactctgaacttcacctgtgctaTCTCCCCCGctttcataccgctgttgtgaagcccggaataccgagcaagtccctcaacaatgcggagacttgaacctcccttagctagtcctcccatccggccttcatgatattctcttcttctgactttcatcatggatccaatgtcacttgatgtcaacacagaacagagcttcgcgcagctccctccagaaccaagcggtcggaataaaagcatgggtgcgcacgaccaaataccaccgatccagcaaactccaggcaatagaagcactgttacattcgccggcggcgccttccggaactcaacactccggccagatcgaGAAGGGCAGGCCTCATGCAAGTCTTCATCTTCGTCCAAGAGAGACCcttggaccgccgcctttattcaggtcgggcccccacgccggcgaccatcccaggctggccaaggttgccgccggagacaccaagcGCAGATCGCGTAGTCCAGAGACACCGCTCACGCCTGGGCACCGCCGCAGCCGAAACACCAACCCTCCACCACCGGTCGCCAAGAGGCGAGGAGAAGAGGACCTAGGGTTCCCCCTGCAGCCCACCCCCACCCATCCCTCTGCCGCCGGCAGGGCTCACCACCACCTCGTCGTCCGTCGTGCCACAGCCGAGCCGAGCCCGAGTGCCGCCACTGAGGCCCCCGACGAGAGGGCCACGCCCTGGCTCGAGGAGGAAGTCCCGCGTCCACCCCCCGCGCGCGAGAGGACGAGGAGTCCCCGCCGCCGCGCCCCCTGACGgcggcgagggaggagaggggggtAGCGGCGGTGGCGCGGTAGGTTTTCTCCTGGCCGCCACGCGGGGGCGACACGGGAGGAGAGGGGTATCCTACAGCCTAAACACTGGTTGTTAGTATTCATGATCCTTTCGGGCTTGGACCAGCCATAAGGTAACACTGAACAACTCAAACTCATAAACATTTTCTATGCCTATATTGAAAACTCCAAAACATGGTACTCCTTTTTTCTTCCATGCAAACTCCAGAATAACCACTACTGATTAGGAATATATTATGAGCTATAACCGTTTACTTCTATAAGGGCGTCTGAGAATTCGTTCAATTTAGATCCAAACCAACTCTGATTTTTTCTGCTTAGTCTACGATTGGTTAATTGATTCGCCGATGGCGGCGCGTCTTGTGATATTGCCCTTTTTATATGGGTCATGAAGTTAGTAGGCCGTAGCACGTGAGAATAAAACATAGTGATACAGAAAAAGGAATGCAGCTTCAGACAGGTGCAACTAGGAAAAGATTGGCCGAATCTACACACGCTAGCTAATTCTATACATTCTTGGTCTGCTCAAACATTATGACGAAGTGACAACTAGATGATTCCGTGATTCACTTTGTTACCAGGAAAATATCTACGCTTTTAGCTTTCTTTATTAGTAATATAAGCCACAGAGATAATACATTATATTATTGTCCTGATCGACCATGGATTGCTAACTTTGTTTGTCAGATAATGTATTATGTTAGGTACTCAATGTGCTGAACTTGGCAGCCAAGCCGCCTCCATTTCTTTATCGAAAAAGCCACCTCCATTTGTCTCCCGTGAGTTTCTTTACTCCACCTGACTTAAGCATGCTGAAGTTGCCTGGTTGAGCAATGTTCAACTTGGGTGCCAAGCTAATGCCTTCTTTTCCTCCCAGTTTCCTTACTGAATATATGTACACCGAGGTGCTGGTCTACAGTAATATTAATGAAGCTGACTGGTACGTTCTTCCACAAACAGGATAAATACACCCTCACTTCACTTGTAAACACATACCGTTTTCAGAATACAAGTGAGGTTTCAAGCATGGTACCAAGCAACATGGAGGAGCCCCTTGTTGGGAGCAACATCCAGAAGACAGGAGGGCCGAAAGAGAGCCTTGTGGTGACTGAAGTCAAGAAGCAGTTGTACCTTGCCGGGCCTCTCATTGCTGGATGCCTCCTGCAGAACGTCGTCCAGATGATATCAGTCATGTTTGTCGGTCATCTCGGTGAGCTCGCTCTCTCGAGTGCCTCCATCGCCACCTCCTTTGCCGGTGTCACTGGCTTCAGCTTGTTGGTATATTATGTGAATCCCATCTCTTACATGCTGTATCTTGGATCTTCTGAGCAATTAGCAGAACTTGAATGCCTTTTCTTGTGTATGTTCATAATCATTTTAGTCTGGCATGGCGAGCAGCTTGGACACACTTTGTGGGCAAGCCTTCGGGGCAAAACAGTACCATCTTCTCGGCATCTACAAGCAGAGGGCAATCCTTGTGCTTACTTTGGTGAGCGTTGTGGTAGCCATGGTCTGGGCGTACACCGGGCAGATCCTCCTGCTCGTCGGCCAGGACGCGGAGATTGCTATGGGGGCTGGGAGCTACATCCGGTGGTTGATCCCAGCATTATTTGTTTACGGACTGCTGCAGTGCCATGTGCGGTTCCTGCAGACTCAAAACATAGTTCTTCCAGTGATGATGAGCGCAGGTGTCACGGCTCTGAGCCATGTGCCTGTCTGCTGGTTGCTGGTGTACAAGCTTGGGCTGGGCAACAAGGGTGCTGCCTTGGCCAATGCCATCTCATACCTGGCCAATGTATCCATCCTGGCTGTCTACATCAGGGTCTCTCCTTCCTGTAAGAGCACTTGGACAGGGGTCTCAAAGGAGGCGTTCCACGACCTTTTTATCTTCATGAGGCTTGCCATTCCATCTGCTCTTATGCTTTGGTGAGTTTAGTATTGCGCCCTCAAATTGTAGGCAGATACTTTCATACTTTCATGTTCCATCTTCAATTAAGCCAGTTTCTACATATACACAGTCTGGAGTGGTGGTCATTTGAACTCCTGGTACTTCTCTCCGGACTTCTCCCAAATCCTAAGCTCGAAGCATCAGTATTGTCCATCAGGTGAGTTACATCTTCATGGGGCATGTCACATTCTGTTTGACTTCTCTGATAGAAAATTTGGAAATTCTTGCAGCCTAAACACAGGTTCGTTAGTATTCATGATCCCGTTCGGGCTTGGGGCAGCCATAAGGTAAGACTGAACAACTCAAACACATAAAAGTTTGTCATGCCTATATTGATTATTTTTATATTATAGTTACTGTGTTAATTTAATCATTCATATTGTCAATCTAGCACCCGTGTCTCAAACGAGCTTGGTGCTGGGCAGCCACAAGCTGCCCGTCTGGCTACTCGTGTGACCATGGTTCTGGGTCTCGTGGCGGGTGTATCATTAGGTCTTGTTATGATTTTGGTGCGGAATGTATGGGGGTATGCTTACAGCAACGAGAAGGAAGTTGTGGAATACATTTCCAGAATGATGCCAATTCTGGGCATGGCATTTGTTTTCGATGATATGCAATGTGTTCTTTCAGGTAATTATGGATTGTGGTTCACGTATTGTACATATGTTCTTGACTCTTAATTCTTGCTGGAACATTGTCTTGCTACTATGTCTAGCTACTTGCATATGATGATTAATGAACGATATGTACGATTACAACAAATACTGTTTTCAAGGTACTGACTGCAATGTGGTATGCTTGATATTCCAGGTGTTATTAGGGGCTGTGGTTTGCAAAAGATTGGTGCTTGTGTCAACCTCGGTGCATACTATCTTGTCGGTGTTCCCGCAGCGTTATGTTTTGCCTTTTTCTACCATTTTGGAGGAATGGTATTAAATTCACCACCCTTACCACATGAAACAGTTTTAATTTCACTTATAGTTCTGATTCCAAGAAACATCTAACAAAATGCGTCTGAAATTCAGGGATTGTGGTTCGGAATAATTTGTGGACTTGCTGTACAAATGCTGTTGCTGCTTTCCATTACCCTGTGCACTAACTGGGAGAAAGAAGTAAGTAAATCAGCCAAATCTCTTGTCACGCATCGCATACTCATTGTTTTGTTGGCTTCTCAATCTCTTGAATTCTCAATGTGCGGCCTATAATTTTTCATTCTGCTTCCATAGGCTTCGAAGGCAAAGGACAGAGTTTTCAGTTCTTCCCTGCATGTTGACATGACGACATGAGCATGCAAGATGTATCTAGGCCAGCACGCGGTTCAAGGAGATATAGAACTCAGGAAGAATTTTTCGCGAAGAAAACTGCTTCGTCTTGATATCAGCAGCATGCCACTTCCTCCAGAGGCGTCAGCCGATAAAATGATCTGCTTTGGCGATTTTATGTCGATGGAGTGGGATAAGATATTTGAAAAGCAAGTGCATGTCACTTGATATGATAATGCCATACGGGAATAAAGTGTCAATGTTAACTAGAAAATCCGCAGTATGGATGAAACATTTCTTTTGGAAATTTAGTGAACGCATGATGCAGTCACTGCTTTCTTTTTTATATATCTAATTTAAGGGAGAGAAATTTTACATTGCAAGTTTTCTTTGTCTTGGTTGTTTATCCTAAAATTCTAGAAAACTTTATGTGCTCTTTGAGTTGTTTATGTGCTGGGAAAAATAATTCCACTATGATCTAAACAGATTTTGGTTTTCAGTGCAACTGCTTCGGAGGGTGCATGCTGTCTTTTTTCACATATTCAGACCAAAACCGCCACTATCAGCAGAAGAGGACACTTTCACCTGGCGCTTGACTTCAAACGGCAACTACTCTGCTTCTTCTGCATACTCTGCGTTCTTCCTCATGGTTTGTAATCACGGTGGAAGATACAACTGCACTATGGAAAAAATGGGCACCTTTGAAAGAATTTGTTTTCgcctcacttgttatgagtggtcTCTGTTGGACAGCTGATAGAATGTCGCGATGTGGACTTGAAGCCTCCTGAAGATGCATCCTAACTATGTGATCAGGAACATGAAAGCATTGATCACCTAATGGTGCAATAATCTGCTGTTTCTCCCGGGATTTCAGGTTTGGTTTTAGTACTCAAAGCGTGGCGGGTTTTAGCTTCGTCGCAAGATTTAGTCAAGGAGCTGGTGGTGCTTTAGAGTTTTCCGCTGTCCTCCGAGGAGAAGAGTTAAAGGAGGCAACAGTGTTCGCCATTGCAGGGAGATGGTGAATCTGGCTAGAGAGGAAGACTCGAACTTTTGAGCGACAGAAGTAAGGCAAGTCAAGAACTGCAAACTTGGGATGCAGGCATGCGAGAAGACCAACAGCGAGGGCAGAGGAGCACAACATCTTATGAAACCCTCCTTAATTTCAATCTTAATAATGAAATGACAGGCAAACATTGGTTACATGTACCtgagaaaaggaaagaaaagaaaaaagataacGATTACATACCATTATTTTTGGGTAGCGTAATTCTGTTTTTCCTACAGTATGCGGTTCCATACTCCATGCCAGCCATGCTGACAATGCTGTCCTGATAGAAGACGGGACACATAGGCGCGCCTTTGGCATTGCTGGCTACTGTATGCAGCTTCTTGGTGCTGGGGTCGTAGAGGTGCGCCTTCCGCAGCGTGGTGGCGAGCAGGATCTTCCTGGTCTCGCCGTCGTCCATGATGTAGCAGAGTGGAACAACGACCCGCGGCAGCTTCAGAAGATCGCTGACTAGGTCTATGGTGTAGTCCAGCGACCATGACCCGGTGGACCCCGCGTGCAGCTTCCAAACCTCCAGCGTGTCCATGGCGTCGGTGCGGCGGTCACGCACCATGCAGAGACTCCCGTCGAGCTCGGCCAACGTCGTCCCGGCCGGAGCCTTCACCTCCTGGCTGTCTTCGGCGGCGTCGGGGTCGGGCTTGAGGTGGTCCTTGCTGTACTTGACGGCGTCGGCGGCTGCGAAAGGCGGCGGCGGGATGCGGCTGAAGGACTCGCCGCCGAGCGAGAAGGAGAGGATTCCCTGAGGCTCGTCGCGGAGCCAGTACTTGGGTGACAGCATGAAGTGGAGGCAACCGTCGGCGAACACCGGGTCGGTGCCTGTTGGGACGACCACGTCGCGTATGGCGGCGCTTCTCTTGCCGCGAGGCGCCCGCCAGCTTCTCCGACGGGCTCCGACAGTCAGCACGTGGCCCTGCAGATTCGGGGCCGACACCGACTGCCCCTCCGCGTGCTCGAGCAGCAGCACCTTGTGCTCCCCGGTGGCCGCGTGGTACCCGAGGCTGGCGCTGTGGATGTAGCACGccgggcggcgcggcgggaggcgcAGCAGGCCGCCCGTCGAAGGGTTGCACAGGAAGAATAGCCCGTTAGACGGCATGCCGAGGAGAAACACGCCGAGGCAGGGCTTGCCGGCGGTGGCGACGCCAGGAGAGTGCGCGGGATAGGCTTTGACGATCGAGCACCAGGACGGAGTGTCGCAGCGTCGTTCGTTGGATTCTGGATCCGCCGGGACGAAGACGAATCTTGGAACGGCATTAGCGGCAGCCGCGGCCACGGCGGCAGCGTCATGGTATTGTTGCTTGAACCCGTTGGAAGAGATGAGATCCCTCCAGGCGGGGGAGACGCAGCGGAACCTGGTGACCGCTTTAGGCGGCAGCCGCAAGAGCACCTCGATGGCCATGTCGTCCGACATCAACGAGCCGACCGGCATTAATgccgtggaggtggtggtggtggtggaagcgttctccttcctcttcttggcATTGCCGGCGATGGTCTTCTTGTGGCGGCGCTTTGCCATCGTGGACGACGGTTCTATCTGTTTGAGAATGATTCCCAATTTGAACTGATTTACATCCACGCTAGGGATCGGATCCCGATCCTAGCGTTTCATCGGACTGCTCCGCTACCGTTCGATAGAAGTCCCATGCGTGGTTGGATTGGTAACCAGAAAGCGTGAACTAAGGGTAGTTACTTTTCCTGATTTgcttccttttttttttgaacgaGTTCCTGATTTGCTTCCTAATAATAACTACCTGCATTGATCACGTTTAATCTCAACCACTCCGGAATCCAGGTCAAAAAATATCGGAGTCAGCGCTGGATGGATTGTGTGGCATTGGTGATGGATATACGTAGGTGTCATGCATCCATCTGAttatagaaaattaaaaaaaaaatcgtGTGAAACACTATCCAATCTTGATTTTTTACCTTTGTAAATTTCCTTCCTTAGTGGAAAATTCTGTTTCCAGTGCTATGTAATTATGCTTCCAATACAATTACAGTTAATATTTGATTCAATTACAATTAATAATTGATTTCATCTAAGAGAATATTTACAACGCAACGATTTGTTGTCTAAACATAAGATTGACTCCATCAGGTGAAAATTTTGGTTTATAATGACTAGTTTGCTTCCAAGATACCACAAGTTAGTTTCCATCGACTAGATAATTGGTTGAAACAAAATGAGAACTTGGTGCCATCCAAACAGAAATATATATTCGCGTTTACCGATTACATATAAGTTTCAAACTACATATGGATTTTCTTCCAAGTTATAGGAAATCTGCTTCCAAGGAAATGAACATTTGCTTTCACCAACAACACACCGATGGACTGCTTCCGAATGAATAGATGTGTGCTTCAGAACGAATGAAAGCCTGTTTCCACCGAGTTCTGAAACAAAAAATGCCATAACATGTTTTAGTAGTAGACGAATCAGGCTGGACCTCCTTCATGGTGGCAAAAGGGTGGactgaaaaaaggaaaaaaaaaatccaaatagGATGTTATGTAGTATGAACATCCCAATTTTCATAATTTTTACAATTAAATATTTAATTAAGCAACATGTATGTGCCATCCACAATAAAAAAGGATAATTCATAGATGTGATAACAGACATAATTTGGAACACATATGAGAAATATTGGGACCATGTGGCAGTATTAAAAGTCCCAAAAACAGTATACAAATATGCAAACTTAGGAGGCTGGCTGCATTGCATCTTACTCAGGAAGCGTGTGTTGGAGATATAGGAAGCATGGATACAAAATTATGAAGCATTGCCGTAGTGCCAATTAATCTAGATGCGAGAAA
This region of Lolium perenne isolate Kyuss_39 chromosome 2, Kyuss_2.0, whole genome shotgun sequence genomic DNA includes:
- the LOC127334310 gene encoding uncharacterized protein, translating into MAKRRHKKTIAGNAKKRKENASTTTTTSTALMPVGSLMSDDMAIEVLLRLPPKAVTRFRCVSPAWRDLISSNGFKQQYHDAAAVAAAAANAVPRFVFVPADPESNERRCDTPSWCSIVKAYPAHSPGVATAGKPCLGVFLLGMPSNGLFFLCNPSTGGLLRLPPRRPACYIHSASLGYHAATGEHKVLLLEHAEGQSVSAPNLQGHVLTVGARRRSWRAPRGKRSAAIRDVVVPTGTDPVFADGCLHFMLSPKYWLRDEPQGILSFSLGGESFSRIPPPPFAAADAVKYSKDHLKPDPDAAEDSQEVKAPAGTTLAELDGSLCMVRDRRTDAMDTLEVWKLHAGSTGSWSLDYTIDLVSDLLKLPRVVVPLCYIMDDGETRKILLATTLRKAHLYDPSTKKLHTVASNAKGAPMCPVFYQDSIVSMAGMEYGTAYCRKNRITLPKNNGM
- the LOC127334308 gene encoding protein DETOXIFICATION 16 isoform X2, which gives rise to MPPAERRPDDISHVCRSSRLDTLCGQAFGAKQYHLLGIYKQRAILVLTLVSVVVAMVWAYTGQILLLVGQDAEIAMGAGSYIRWLIPALFVYGLLQCHVRFLQTQNIVLPVMMSAGVTALSHVPVCWLLVYKLGLGNKGAALANAISYLANVSILAVYIRVSPSCKSTWTGVSKEAFHDLFIFMRLAIPSALMLCLEWWSFELLVLLSGLLPNPKLEASVLSISLNTGSLVFMIPFGLGAAISTRVSNELGAGQPQAARLATRVTMVLGLVAGVSLGLVMILVRNVWGYAYSNEKEVVEYISRMMPILGMAFVFDDMQCVLSGVIRGCGLQKIGACVNLGAYYLVGVPAALCFAFFYHFGGMGLWFGIICGLAVQMLLLLSITLCTNWEKEASKAKDRVFSSSLHVDMTT
- the LOC127334308 gene encoding protein DETOXIFICATION 16 isoform X1, with amino-acid sequence MVPSNMEEPLVGSNIQKTGGPKESLVVTEVKKQLYLAGPLIAGCLLQNVVQMISVMFVGHLGELALSSASIATSFAGVTGFSLLSGMASSLDTLCGQAFGAKQYHLLGIYKQRAILVLTLVSVVVAMVWAYTGQILLLVGQDAEIAMGAGSYIRWLIPALFVYGLLQCHVRFLQTQNIVLPVMMSAGVTALSHVPVCWLLVYKLGLGNKGAALANAISYLANVSILAVYIRVSPSCKSTWTGVSKEAFHDLFIFMRLAIPSALMLCLEWWSFELLVLLSGLLPNPKLEASVLSISLNTGSLVFMIPFGLGAAISTRVSNELGAGQPQAARLATRVTMVLGLVAGVSLGLVMILVRNVWGYAYSNEKEVVEYISRMMPILGMAFVFDDMQCVLSGVIRGCGLQKIGACVNLGAYYLVGVPAALCFAFFYHFGGMGLWFGIICGLAVQMLLLLSITLCTNWEKEASKAKDRVFSSSLHVDMTT